Proteins encoded together in one Nitrospira sp. window:
- a CDS encoding PCP reductase family protein codes for MKFVCLNCETYMSLEKVEKPQEGSLGVFFACPSCNAKFSMVTNAGETNMMNSLGLKLGAKAEPAASMEGLQSLAGNGQGAPAPKPSSAEPAVAATAASPAKAPEKASGCPFSAMVAEMGLTNSGKPANGGPSEFTWTSDAKEKLDRLPAFVKPMVQASVEGYARKQGFKSITLQVMDDSKNYSPEGMTWSREAEQRLENIPDFIRPMARKEVERMAKERGLATITAQVMDDAKDKFMKFM; via the coding sequence ATGAAATTCGTCTGTCTGAACTGTGAAACCTATATGAGTCTCGAGAAGGTCGAGAAACCGCAGGAAGGTTCCCTCGGTGTCTTCTTTGCCTGCCCGTCGTGCAACGCGAAGTTCTCGATGGTGACGAACGCCGGCGAGACGAACATGATGAATTCCCTCGGCCTGAAGCTCGGCGCGAAGGCTGAGCCGGCGGCTTCCATGGAAGGGTTGCAGAGTCTGGCAGGAAATGGCCAAGGGGCTCCCGCTCCAAAGCCCAGTTCTGCAGAGCCAGCGGTCGCTGCTACGGCGGCTTCGCCGGCGAAGGCTCCTGAGAAAGCGAGTGGCTGTCCATTCTCCGCGATGGTAGCGGAAATGGGCCTGACCAACTCCGGTAAGCCTGCGAACGGTGGGCCCTCTGAGTTCACCTGGACGTCTGATGCGAAGGAGAAACTGGATCGGTTGCCTGCGTTCGTGAAGCCGATGGTGCAAGCGAGTGTCGAGGGCTATGCACGCAAGCAGGGCTTTAAGAGCATCACGTTGCAGGTCATGGATGACTCCAAGAATTATTCCCCTGAAGGTATGACCTGGTCACGCGAAGCCGAACAGCGGTTGGAGAACATCCCTGATTTCATCCGTCCCATGGCCCGCAAAGAAGTGGAGCGGATGGCCAAGGAACGTGGGTTGGCGACCATCACGGCACAGGTGATGGATGATGCCAAAGACAAGTTTATGAAGTTTATGTAA
- a CDS encoding phosphoadenylyl-sulfate reductase, with amino-acid sequence MRRSRASVGNSDFKAISDSFEAKQPQDMLAYAIEKYQPKIVLACSFGAEDVVLVDMVHRINPAVPLFYLDTDFLFPETYATRERVIEQYELRPAQVIQVKSLLTPQQQAESYGEELWTREPDRCCHLRKVEPLTRVLRGYSAWITGIRRDQAPSRVNAGLIEWDQKFELVKINPLARWTSADVWTYIKVYEVPYNPLHDQNYPSIGCTYCTAPVAPGDDPRAGRWKNFAKTECGLHRS; translated from the coding sequence TTGAGAAGGTCGAGGGCTAGCGTGGGGAATTCTGATTTTAAGGCGATCAGCGACTCGTTCGAGGCGAAGCAACCACAAGATATGTTGGCCTACGCCATTGAAAAGTACCAGCCGAAGATTGTGTTGGCCTGCAGTTTTGGAGCCGAAGATGTGGTCCTCGTCGATATGGTGCATCGTATCAATCCCGCGGTGCCGTTGTTCTATCTCGATACTGATTTCTTGTTCCCCGAAACCTATGCGACGAGAGAGCGAGTGATCGAACAGTACGAGCTCCGGCCGGCACAAGTCATCCAAGTGAAGTCGCTGCTGACTCCGCAGCAACAAGCGGAATCCTACGGTGAGGAGCTGTGGACACGTGAACCCGATCGGTGTTGCCACCTTCGGAAAGTTGAACCACTGACCCGTGTCCTTAGGGGGTACAGTGCATGGATCACTGGTATCAGGCGCGACCAAGCCCCATCAAGAGTGAATGCCGGGTTGATCGAGTGGGATCAGAAATTCGAGTTAGTGAAAATCAATCCGTTGGCTCGATGGACATCGGCCGATGTCTGGACCTACATCAAGGTCTACGAAGTCCCCTACAATCCGCTGCATGATCAGAATTACCCCAGCATCGGCTGTACCTACTGTACTGCCCCTGTGGCGCCTGGCGACGACCCGCGGGCCGGGCGCTGGAAGAATTTTGCCAAGACAGAGTGCGGGCTCCACAGGTCGTAA
- a CDS encoding YebC/PmpR family DNA-binding transcriptional regulator — protein sequence MGGHSHWATIKRHKGAQDAKRGKIFTRIIREVTIAARSGGDPDGNPRLRLAIAKAKEANMPGDTLKKAIQRGTGELPGVTYEEFSLEGYGPGGTALLLDITSDNRNRTVAEIRSLLTKNHGNMAEAGAVAWQFHKKGLLTIEPGKIDEDTLLSLALDAGAEDVKTGEKAIEIITGPQEFEAVKKTLADAKIETTLAEVTYVPQNTIRLEEKAAEQMLKLMEILDEHDDVQKVHANFDIPDDVMEKVAATAAG from the coding sequence ATGGGTGGACATAGTCATTGGGCTACGATCAAGCGGCACAAAGGGGCTCAGGACGCCAAGCGTGGAAAGATTTTTACCCGAATTATTCGTGAGGTGACGATCGCCGCCCGTTCGGGGGGGGATCCGGATGGGAATCCACGGCTTCGCCTGGCCATCGCCAAGGCGAAAGAAGCCAACATGCCCGGTGATACCTTGAAGAAAGCGATTCAGCGTGGTACAGGGGAGCTGCCCGGCGTGACCTATGAAGAGTTTTCGCTGGAAGGCTATGGGCCTGGAGGAACAGCGCTTCTCCTGGACATTACGAGCGATAATCGGAATCGGACCGTTGCGGAGATCCGGAGTCTGTTGACCAAGAATCATGGCAACATGGCTGAGGCTGGTGCCGTCGCCTGGCAGTTTCACAAGAAAGGGCTCCTGACGATCGAACCGGGGAAAATTGATGAGGATACGTTGTTGTCCTTGGCCTTAGATGCCGGAGCAGAAGACGTGAAAACCGGTGAGAAAGCGATCGAGATCATCACCGGGCCGCAAGAATTTGAAGCCGTCAAAAAAACGCTGGCCGACGCGAAAATTGAGACCACACTGGCGGAAGTCACATATGTTCCGCAGAATACCATTCGATTGGAAGAAAAGGCCGCCGAGCAGATGCTGAAGCTCATGGAAATCTTGGACGAGCATGACGACGTGCAAAAGGTTCATGCCAACTTCGATATTCCGGATGACGTCATGGAGAAAGTGGCCGCGACGGCGGCAGGCTGA
- the trpD gene encoding anthranilate phosphoribosyltransferase, with translation MAFHEILAKIAKGPKASKDLTWDECKQAMKALVEGEASPAQVGAFLIAMRFKMESVTELAGLTAAARQYVPPLAVSRELALVDVPTYAGKQDTFHAIVAASIVAAAAGAAVLMHGYDGIPGRPGAAGVLKALGVRVDAEPKQVAEEMNRSGFAYLDIGLYHPPVYRFLEMRQTIGVRNVFHPIARLLNPARAKVQVVGLSHPPHFEKTAEALRILGCPHALVVRGVEGDPELSASMATRVLELRDERITPIGVAPKDFGLAFAPSREMAGFPPDQREKEADLLRRILQNRVQGGQKDWVVMNAAMLLYAVGKGVSLAACFPAARAAIDGGAAARKLEDLVRQSVAA, from the coding sequence ATGGCATTTCACGAGATTCTCGCAAAAATTGCCAAGGGTCCCAAAGCGTCTAAAGACCTTACATGGGACGAGTGTAAGCAAGCGATGAAGGCCTTAGTCGAGGGTGAAGCAAGCCCGGCCCAAGTCGGGGCTTTCCTCATCGCCATGCGATTCAAGATGGAGTCCGTCACGGAGTTGGCAGGGCTGACCGCTGCCGCTCGACAATATGTGCCACCACTTGCTGTCTCACGGGAGTTGGCGTTGGTGGATGTGCCGACGTATGCGGGGAAGCAGGACACGTTTCATGCAATCGTCGCGGCCTCGATCGTGGCGGCAGCCGCTGGGGCAGCAGTCCTGATGCATGGCTATGATGGTATTCCTGGGCGGCCTGGCGCGGCTGGGGTATTAAAGGCTTTGGGGGTTCGAGTAGATGCTGAACCCAAGCAGGTTGCCGAAGAGATGAACCGAAGCGGCTTCGCCTACCTGGACATCGGACTCTACCACCCGCCGGTCTATCGTTTTCTAGAAATGCGTCAGACGATAGGCGTCAGGAACGTGTTTCACCCGATCGCCAGATTGCTGAATCCGGCTCGGGCGAAGGTGCAAGTGGTGGGGTTGTCGCATCCGCCTCATTTTGAAAAGACCGCTGAAGCCCTACGGATCCTCGGATGTCCCCATGCGCTGGTTGTGCGTGGGGTCGAGGGTGATCCGGAGTTGTCGGCTTCAATGGCGACCAGGGTATTGGAATTGCGCGATGAACGGATTACCCCGATCGGTGTGGCGCCCAAGGATTTCGGCTTGGCATTCGCCCCATCCCGGGAGATGGCAGGATTTCCGCCGGATCAGCGAGAGAAGGAGGCGGATCTCCTTCGCCGAATCCTCCAGAATCGAGTACAGGGCGGTCAAAAGGATTGGGTGGTGATGAATGCCGCGATGTTACTGTACGCCGTCGGGAAGGGCGTGTCGCTTGCGGCTTGTTTCCCGGCGGCTCGCGCTGCGATTGATGGCGGCGCGGCGGCTCGTAAGCTTGAGGATCTCGTCAGGCAGTCGGTGGCGGCCTAG
- a CDS encoding adenylyl-sulfate kinase, producing the protein MTTQSTKPSENLNIVIVGHVDHGKSTLLGRLYADTGSLPDGKLEKVQAICKQQGKEFEFAFLFDAFLEEQEQGITIDTARTFFMWKGRQYIIIDAPGHKEFLKNMISGAARAEAALLLIDALEGVKEQSKKHGYLLSLLGVRQFAVVVNKMDLVGYRQDVFDGIEKEYREFLGQFKAVPSQFIPVSAKLGDNIANRSGQMSWYSGPTVLDTLSAFRKETARSEQPLRLPVQDVYKFDARRIITGRIAAGRLKVGDHLVFSPSNKRANIRTVEAFNIEPQPTEGQAGQSIGITLDEQIFVERGEIASHQESLPSVSTAFRANLFWLGKRPLEKGRKYLLRVATKEVDCEVASIHRIIDTMDLAQQQGSSSVGKNQVAELTLRTKAPVAFDLSASFEATGRFVLVDEYDIAGGGIVTELVHDDQEFLREEARRRDFAWVKGEVTVEDRAQQYGHRAAIVLITGGRHTGKSFLARKLEGRLVADGRHAYLLDGENLRRGLDADLSEEERGQTTEMARRYGEVARLLMDTGLIVVSTTNPFGLAYREASEAIRTLVHPAPVIAVHMSKAAEELPPNTDVVFVGPTDFDAATARILDELKRRGVLAQAIGAKPVFQYSI; encoded by the coding sequence ATGACGACGCAATCAACCAAGCCATCAGAAAATCTCAATATCGTGATCGTTGGTCATGTGGATCATGGCAAGTCCACACTGTTGGGTCGACTCTATGCCGATACCGGGTCGCTCCCTGATGGGAAGCTGGAAAAAGTACAGGCCATCTGCAAGCAGCAAGGGAAAGAGTTTGAATTCGCGTTTCTCTTTGACGCGTTTCTTGAAGAACAGGAGCAGGGGATTACGATCGACACGGCCCGTACATTTTTCATGTGGAAGGGGCGGCAGTACATCATCATCGATGCCCCCGGACACAAGGAGTTCCTGAAGAACATGATTTCCGGTGCCGCGCGCGCCGAGGCAGCCTTGCTGCTGATCGATGCCCTGGAAGGTGTGAAGGAGCAGTCAAAGAAGCACGGATATCTCTTATCACTGCTCGGCGTGCGGCAATTTGCGGTGGTCGTGAATAAGATGGATCTGGTCGGCTATCGGCAGGATGTATTCGACGGAATCGAAAAGGAGTATCGGGAATTCTTGGGTCAGTTCAAAGCCGTGCCGTCTCAGTTCATCCCAGTGAGTGCCAAGCTCGGCGACAACATCGCCAATCGCAGTGGACAGATGTCCTGGTACAGCGGTCCCACGGTCTTGGATACACTCAGCGCGTTCCGGAAAGAGACAGCTCGTTCGGAGCAGCCCCTTCGACTGCCCGTGCAGGATGTCTATAAGTTCGATGCCCGTCGTATCATCACCGGGCGTATTGCTGCAGGACGTCTCAAGGTCGGTGATCACCTGGTCTTTTCGCCCTCGAACAAGCGCGCGAATATCAGGACGGTCGAGGCGTTCAATATCGAGCCGCAGCCGACTGAGGGCCAGGCCGGTCAATCCATCGGCATCACGCTCGATGAGCAGATTTTTGTGGAGCGGGGTGAGATCGCGTCGCATCAAGAAAGCCTGCCAAGCGTCTCGACTGCCTTTCGAGCCAACTTGTTCTGGCTCGGGAAGAGGCCGCTGGAAAAGGGCCGAAAGTATCTGTTGCGCGTCGCCACCAAGGAGGTGGATTGCGAGGTGGCGTCGATCCACCGAATCATCGACACGATGGATCTGGCTCAGCAGCAGGGCAGTAGCAGTGTCGGCAAGAACCAAGTGGCCGAACTGACCTTGCGCACGAAAGCTCCGGTTGCTTTCGATCTATCAGCGTCGTTCGAAGCGACAGGACGGTTTGTCCTGGTCGACGAGTACGATATCGCGGGTGGGGGGATCGTCACGGAACTGGTGCATGATGATCAGGAATTTCTCCGCGAAGAAGCCAGACGGCGTGATTTTGCGTGGGTGAAGGGTGAAGTCACCGTCGAGGATCGTGCACAGCAATACGGCCATCGAGCGGCGATCGTCTTGATTACCGGCGGCCGACATACTGGCAAATCGTTCTTGGCCAGAAAACTCGAAGGACGCCTCGTGGCGGATGGGCGCCATGCCTATCTCTTGGACGGAGAAAATCTGCGCCGAGGGCTGGATGCGGATCTCAGCGAAGAAGAGCGGGGGCAGACCACAGAGATGGCACGGCGCTACGGTGAAGTGGCGCGTCTGCTCATGGATACCGGTCTGATTGTCGTCTCGACTACGAACCCCTTCGGACTGGCTTATCGAGAAGCCTCAGAGGCCATTAGGACCCTCGTCCATCCCGCGCCGGTTATCGCGGTGCACATGAGCAAGGCCGCAGAGGAGCTTCCACCAAATACGGATGTGGTTTTTGTTGGCCCCACAGATTTTGACGCTGCCACTGCACGCATTCTCGACGAATTAAAGCGTCGTGGTGTTTTAGCCCAGGCCATCGGGGCCAAGCCGGTCTTTCAGTATTCCATCTAG
- a CDS encoding sulfate adenylyltransferase subunit 2, which translates to MKHLRQLEDQSVYILREAYKHFSNLAMLWSMGKDSTVLLWLARKAFFGHVPFPLLHVDTSYKIPAMIEYRDRLAREWRLDLVVGQNKEALATGMNHTMGRVVCCTALKTNGLKQLLENKGYTGVILGVRADEEGTRAKERYFSPRDKHGDWDFRDQPPELWDQYKTTFPPGTHIRIHPLLDWTEINIWEYIKLESIPFIDLYLDKGDGTRYRSLGCAPCTTPIKSTAKTVDDIIDELRHTTVAERSGRAQDEGRGMELLRKDGYM; encoded by the coding sequence ATGAAACACCTTCGTCAACTGGAAGATCAAAGTGTGTATATCCTTCGAGAGGCGTACAAGCATTTCAGCAATCTCGCCATGCTCTGGTCTATGGGCAAGGATTCCACCGTGCTGCTGTGGCTCGCCCGCAAGGCGTTCTTCGGCCATGTGCCGTTCCCGTTGCTCCATGTCGACACCAGCTACAAGATTCCGGCGATGATCGAGTATCGCGACCGACTTGCACGTGAATGGCGATTAGATTTGGTCGTTGGCCAAAATAAAGAAGCGTTGGCAACCGGCATGAACCATACGATGGGTCGGGTCGTCTGTTGTACGGCGCTGAAGACGAACGGCCTCAAGCAACTGTTGGAGAATAAGGGCTATACCGGGGTGATTCTTGGGGTCCGTGCTGATGAAGAAGGGACGAGGGCCAAGGAGCGGTATTTCTCGCCAAGGGATAAACATGGCGATTGGGATTTCCGCGATCAGCCGCCCGAACTCTGGGATCAGTACAAAACCACGTTCCCGCCGGGCACTCACATTCGCATTCATCCGCTCCTGGATTGGACAGAAATCAACATTTGGGAATACATCAAACTCGAAAGTATTCCCTTCATTGATCTCTATCTCGACAAAGGCGATGGCACACGCTACCGCAGCCTTGGCTGTGCGCCCTGCACGACCCCGATCAAGTCGACGGCCAAGACGGTGGATGACATTATCGACGAGTTACGGCATACGACGGTGGCCGAACGCTCAGGTCGAGCACAGGACGAAGGACGAGGAATGGAGCTGCTGCGAAAAGATGGATACATGTGA
- a CDS encoding OmpA family protein: MQGKDLFLVLLGVFILSVTFFFCGKGAVTSPPPVALQNPSETHPPTPNIIEPPSSPVPPVSAAAALKKKIDALLVGNAIAFRLNSAILLPEGKTVLNNVAAILQEDPTVAFEVGGHTDNVGPEQSNWVLSEQRAKAVVEYLISQGIAAERLAHKGYGASRPIAESATDEGRWQNRRIEFSIGAKGEQP; this comes from the coding sequence ATGCAGGGTAAAGACCTGTTCTTGGTACTCCTCGGGGTATTCATCCTTAGTGTGACGTTCTTCTTCTGTGGTAAAGGGGCGGTGACGTCACCGCCTCCGGTTGCATTGCAGAACCCCTCTGAGACTCATCCACCGACCCCGAACATCATTGAGCCGCCATCATCACCAGTGCCGCCGGTATCTGCGGCGGCTGCGTTGAAAAAGAAGATCGATGCACTGCTGGTCGGAAATGCGATTGCATTCCGACTCAACAGCGCGATCCTTCTGCCTGAGGGGAAAACTGTGTTGAATAACGTGGCCGCGATTTTACAGGAAGACCCAACCGTGGCCTTTGAGGTCGGTGGCCATACGGACAACGTTGGACCGGAGCAATCGAATTGGGTGCTCTCGGAACAGCGTGCCAAGGCCGTCGTCGAGTATCTGATCTCGCAAGGAATTGCAGCCGAACGGCTGGCTCACAAAGGGTACGGAGCGTCGCGACCGATCGCTGAGAGTGCCACCGATGAAGGGCGCTGGCAAAACCGAAGAATCGAGTTTTCCATCGGAGCCAAGGGAGAACAGCCATGA
- a CDS encoding DUF433 domain-containing protein translates to MAGLVERITVNLKQCGGRSRVRGMRIRVDDVLDLLAAGLSQQQVLEELPDLEAEDISACRKFASSRLNHPILAA, encoded by the coding sequence GTGGCTGGACTCGTCGAACGTATCACAGTCAACCTCAAGCAATGTGGTGGACGCTCCCGTGTTCGGGGGATGCGTATCCGCGTCGACGACGTATTGGATTTGCTCGCCGCCGGCCTCTCACAACAACAAGTCCTTGAAGAATTACCTGATCTCGAGGCTGAAGATATTTCAGCCTGCCGGAAGTTCGCCAGCAGTCGGCTCAATCATCCCATTCTTGCTGCGTGA